A single window of Flagellimonas maritima DNA harbors:
- a CDS encoding L-threonylcarbamoyladenylate synthase, with protein sequence MTKISKDILKAVEILNREDVVAIPTETVYGLAGNIYSEKAIKKIFQLKQRPLFNPLIVHVHSLAQAEEIVTHIPEKARLLAKAFWPGSLTLILPKKDTVPDLVTAKKDTVAVRIPGHPVTLELLKNLNFPLAAPSANPFGSISPTQASHVANYFEDGLSLILDGGNCENGIESTIVGFEDDKPVLYRLGSIALEEITNEVGEIEIKNKKEKSPDAPGMLSRHYAPNTSTFLVDDVASFIKNKTDKKIGLLLFKDEIENPIIFHQEVLSSSGSLKEAASRLYGALHKMDKLNLDMIIAVRFPDTGLGKSINDRLQRATKKE encoded by the coding sequence ATGACCAAAATATCCAAGGACATATTAAAAGCGGTTGAAATCTTAAATCGCGAAGATGTAGTGGCCATTCCCACAGAAACTGTTTACGGACTGGCGGGAAATATTTATAGCGAAAAAGCTATTAAAAAGATATTTCAGTTGAAGCAAAGGCCTTTGTTTAATCCCTTGATCGTTCATGTTCATTCTCTAGCTCAAGCCGAAGAAATTGTGACACACATTCCAGAAAAAGCAAGGTTATTAGCCAAAGCTTTTTGGCCAGGTTCTTTGACCTTGATTTTACCAAAAAAAGATACTGTTCCTGATTTGGTCACGGCAAAAAAGGATACGGTTGCAGTTCGAATTCCAGGACATCCAGTTACATTAGAACTTTTGAAGAATTTAAATTTTCCATTGGCAGCTCCAAGTGCAAATCCGTTCGGATCTATCAGTCCAACCCAAGCATCACATGTAGCCAATTATTTTGAAGATGGACTTTCTTTGATATTGGATGGCGGGAACTGCGAAAATGGAATTGAATCCACCATCGTAGGTTTTGAAGATGATAAACCCGTACTGTATCGATTGGGTTCCATTGCCCTAGAAGAAATCACAAATGAGGTGGGTGAAATTGAAATCAAAAACAAAAAAGAGAAATCCCCAGATGCTCCTGGGATGCTTTCGCGACACTATGCCCCAAATACAAGCACTTTTCTGGTGGATGATGTAGCATCTTTCATAAAGAATAAGACCGATAAAAAAATCGGGCTTTTGCTCTTCAAGGATGAAATAGAAAATCCAATTATTTTTCATCAAGAAGTTTTGTCAAGCTCTGGAAGCCTTAAAGAAGCTGCTTCAAGGCTATATGGCGCTTTGCACAAAATGGACAAATTGAATTTGGATATGATTATTGCGGTACGTTTTCCGGATACCGGATTGGGAAAATCAATCAACGACCGGTTGCAAAGGGCAACGAAGAAAGAATAA
- a CDS encoding aminopeptidase P family protein, whose protein sequence is MKYRQIDSKLFIKNRKKFMAHMKPKSIAVFNSNDVYPVSADSTMPFEQHRDIFYLSGADQEETILLLFPNAMDKKHKEVLFVRETNAHIAVWEGEKLTKEKATEVSGIETIYWLSDFDKTFFDLMTEAETIYFNTNEHYRQAVETQTREDRFIEKCKKDFPAHQWAKSNPILQKIRGVKEPEEIELLQQACDITEKGFRRILQFTKPGVWEYEMEAEFLHEFIRNRSKGFAYTPIIASGNNANVLHYIENNQQVKDGDLILMDVGAEYANYSSDMTRTIPANGKFTDRQKQVYNAVLRVKNEATKLLVPGSIWAEYHKEVGKIMTSELLGLGLLNKADVQNEDKDWPAYKKYFMHGTSHHIGLNTHDYGELKTPMKPNMVFTVEPGIYIPDEQMGIRIEDDVVIRETGEPFNLMQNIPIEIEEIEELMLG, encoded by the coding sequence CAAACTTTTTATAAAAAACCGCAAAAAATTCATGGCTCACATGAAACCTAAGAGCATTGCGGTATTCAACTCCAACGATGTCTACCCCGTTAGTGCGGATAGCACCATGCCTTTTGAACAGCACAGGGATATTTTTTATTTGAGCGGGGCCGACCAAGAGGAAACCATCCTGTTGCTTTTCCCGAATGCTATGGATAAAAAACACAAAGAAGTACTGTTTGTTCGTGAGACCAATGCACATATTGCTGTTTGGGAAGGTGAAAAATTAACTAAGGAAAAAGCTACGGAGGTTTCTGGAATTGAAACTATTTATTGGTTGTCGGATTTTGATAAAACCTTTTTTGATTTGATGACCGAAGCGGAAACGATTTATTTCAATACCAATGAGCATTATAGGCAAGCCGTAGAGACCCAAACCCGGGAAGACCGTTTTATTGAAAAGTGTAAAAAAGATTTTCCAGCGCACCAATGGGCCAAGAGCAATCCAATTTTACAAAAGATACGTGGTGTAAAAGAGCCTGAAGAAATTGAACTTTTGCAACAAGCTTGCGACATCACTGAAAAAGGATTCCGACGTATTTTACAGTTTACAAAACCTGGTGTTTGGGAATATGAAATGGAGGCCGAATTTCTGCATGAATTTATTCGCAATCGTTCTAAAGGCTTTGCCTATACCCCAATTATTGCTTCTGGCAACAATGCCAATGTGCTGCATTATATAGAGAATAACCAGCAGGTAAAGGACGGGGATTTAATTTTAATGGATGTAGGTGCGGAATATGCCAACTATTCCAGTGATATGACGAGAACTATCCCTGCCAATGGAAAATTCACAGATCGACAGAAACAAGTATACAATGCAGTGCTTCGGGTAAAAAATGAAGCTACAAAACTTTTAGTGCCAGGGAGCATTTGGGCAGAATACCATAAGGAAGTAGGCAAAATCATGACCTCAGAATTATTAGGTCTGGGATTATTGAACAAGGCCGATGTACAGAACGAGGATAAAGATTGGCCTGCCTATAAAAAGTATTTTATGCACGGCACCAGTCATCACATTGGGTTGAACACCCATGATTATGGGGAACTGAAAACACCGATGAAACCTAATATGGTCTTTACCGTTGAACCAGGGATTTATATTCCGGATGAGCAAATGGGAATTCGAATTGAAGATGATGTGGTGATTCGGGAAACCGGAGAGCCTTTTAATTTGATGCAAAATATCCCTATTGAGATTGAGGAGATTGAAGAACTGATGCTTGGATGA
- the brnQ gene encoding branched-chain amino acid transport system II carrier protein has translation MNKKSIAITAFALFSLFFGAGNLILPPQLGFKSGNLWWLVALGFCLSAVLIPILGILAHAKLQGTMFDFAKKVSPTFSLIYCYIVYAISITLPSPRTASVTHEMAIQPIWDSSYLLTSIIYFALVYVFVVNRSRILDVVGKLLTPAILIILLLIIGTTLFNAHFDFGLTEFTNPFTHAILEGYQTFDAIGAVVVGGVIIISINLKDSKASYESKKNVIRKAGWLAGLGLFLIYTGLIVTGALFHNSFDVEISRTALLSNISSKTLGNTANLFLSILVGLACFTTAVGIVTGTADFIKGRFNNSERAYVITAILGCVIGILMGQFNVDYIIAVALPALMFIYPITIVLILLNVLPEKFAPSKVFKGVVITTIIFSIPDFLGSIGWGESVSGIAPWIPLSQFHMGWVLPALIIFILVNFISKRPK, from the coding sequence ATGAATAAAAAATCGATTGCAATAACTGCGTTTGCACTTTTTTCTTTGTTCTTTGGGGCAGGCAATCTGATTCTTCCACCACAACTCGGATTTAAATCGGGTAACCTATGGTGGTTGGTTGCTTTGGGTTTCTGTCTTTCTGCTGTTTTAATTCCTATTCTGGGAATTTTGGCACATGCCAAACTCCAGGGCACCATGTTCGACTTTGCCAAAAAAGTATCCCCAACATTCAGTCTTATATATTGTTATATAGTATATGCCATTTCTATAACATTACCTTCCCCTCGAACGGCATCCGTGACACACGAAATGGCCATTCAACCCATATGGGATTCGTCATATCTGCTAACGAGTATTATCTATTTTGCACTGGTCTATGTTTTTGTGGTAAACCGTTCCAGGATTTTAGACGTTGTCGGCAAACTCCTTACTCCAGCAATTCTTATAATTCTACTGCTTATTATTGGAACAACTCTTTTTAATGCGCATTTTGATTTTGGCTTAACAGAATTCACAAATCCGTTTACACATGCCATTTTGGAAGGCTATCAAACATTCGATGCCATAGGAGCCGTAGTTGTAGGAGGTGTTATCATTATCTCCATCAATTTGAAAGACAGCAAGGCTTCTTACGAATCCAAAAAAAATGTAATTAGAAAAGCTGGTTGGTTAGCTGGGCTAGGTTTGTTTTTAATTTATACCGGACTCATCGTCACAGGTGCTTTGTTCCATAATTCTTTTGACGTTGAAATATCCCGCACTGCTCTTCTAAGCAACATCAGTTCGAAAACCTTAGGGAATACGGCCAATCTATTTTTAAGTATTTTGGTGGGTTTGGCCTGTTTCACTACTGCCGTGGGCATAGTGACGGGTACCGCAGATTTTATTAAGGGACGCTTTAATAATTCGGAACGGGCTTACGTAATTACGGCTATTTTAGGTTGCGTTATTGGCATATTGATGGGGCAGTTCAACGTAGACTATATTATTGCCGTGGCACTACCGGCACTAATGTTCATTTACCCTATCACGATTGTTTTGATTCTATTGAACGTACTCCCGGAAAAATTTGCTCCCTCAAAAGTTTTTAAAGGGGTTGTCATAACTACGATTATATTTAGTATTCCCGATTTTTTAGGAAGTATAGGGTGGGGAGAATCCGTTTCGGGGATTGCCCCATGGATTCCTTTAAGCCAATTTCATATGGGCTGGGTATTACCAGCTTTGATAATTTTTATTTTAGTGAATTTCATTTCAAAACGACCTAAGTAA